Proteins co-encoded in one Arachis hypogaea cultivar Tifrunner chromosome 13, arahy.Tifrunner.gnm2.J5K5, whole genome shotgun sequence genomic window:
- the LOC112732996 gene encoding uncharacterized protein gives MKYDGTQDPLEHLTAFEARMNLEGVGDKVRCRAFPVTLAGPAIRWFNNLPQGSVTQFSDISHAFLAQFTIKIVKAKHPINLLGVTQRPGEPTRKYLDRFNDECLEIDGLTDSVASLCLTNGLSNEDFRKHLTTKPVWTMQEIQCVAKEYINDEEVSRVVAANKRQPAYNQGRHYEGRERPKEHARDGGSSKAPKLFPRVGKFTNYTPLTASITEVYQQIAEKGILSKPRPLKDRTGGNKNLYCEYHKGYGHKTQDCFDLKDALEQAIRDGKLADFSHLIREPRRRNRDHDSEDRSRSTRRRQEPEGDDHGLTVVNVVTARNTAPRSRSAWRKDTKVLAVSTSSVRSFRGLPPISFGPENQWFDEAPESPPMVITARVEMGLVKRILVDTGADSNIMFRNVFDALGLRDADLTTHQHGVVGLGDNFIKPDGIISLPTSVGQGQKRRKVMADFVIL, from the coding sequence atgaagTACGATGGAACCCAAGATCCCCTGGAACACTTAACGGctttcgaggccaggatgaacctagaaggggTGGGAGACAAGGTCAGATGTCGGGCCTTTCCGGTCACCTTGGCGGGCCCGGCGATACGGTGGTTCAACAACCTCCCACAGGGCTCGGTGACCCAATTCTCCGACATCAGCCACGCCTTCTTGGCTCAATTCACTATCAAGATTGTCAAAGCCAAACATCCAATCAATTTGCTAGGAGTGACACAAAGACCCGGGGAGCCGACCAGGAAGTACCTGGACCGTTTCAATGACGAGTGCTTGGAAATTGACGGTCTGACGGACTCGGTGGCAAGTCTGTGCTTGACGAACGGGCTCTCAAATGAGGACTTCAGGAAGCACCTCACCACAAAGCCCGTTTGGACAATGCAAGAAATCCAGTGCGTGGCCAAAGAGTACATCAATGACGAAGAAGTCAGTCGGGTCGTGGCCGCCAATAAACGACAGCCCGCTTACAACCAAGGCCGGCACTATGAAGGCAGAGAAAGACCCAAGGAACACGCCAGGGACGGCGGTTCGAGTAAAGCACCCAAACTGTTCCCCCGAGTTGGGAAGTTCACCAACTATACCCCCCTCACGGCATCAATCACCGAAGTTTATCAACAGATAGCGGAAAAGGGGATACTGTCAAAGCCCCGACCTCTGAAGGACAGgacgggaggaaacaagaacctctactGCGAGTATCACAAAGGTTAcgggcacaagacccaagactgctttGACCTAAAAGACGCCCTGGAACAAGCTATCAGGGATGGGAAACTTGCCGACTTCTCCCACCTTATAAGGGAGCCAAGGAGACGCAACCGGGACCACGATAGCGAAGACAGATCCCGGTCAACAAGACGACGACAGGAACCAGAGGGTGACGACCACGGCCTCACGGTGGTAAACGTGGTAACGGCCAGGAACACCGCCCCAAGGTCAAGGTCGGCATGGAGAAAAGACACCAAGGTCCTAGCGGTCTCCACCTCGTCTGTTAGGAGTTTCCGAGGCCTCCCACCCATCTCCTTCGGACCAGAGAACCAATGGTTTGACGAGGCGCCAGAAAGTccacccatggtcatcacggccagggTCGAAATGGGCCTCGTCAAGCGAATCCTGGTAGATACGGGGGcagactcgaacatcatgtttcGAAACGTTTTCGATGCCCTGGGACTAAGAGACGCCGACCtgacgacccaccagcacggtgtggtagggttGGGAGACAATTTCATTAAGCCGGATGGAATCATCTCACTCCCGACCTCCGTGGGACAGGGGCAGAAGCGACGAAAAGTCATGGCGGACTTTGTAATATTATGA